A DNA window from Nitrospira sp. contains the following coding sequences:
- a CDS encoding HD domain-containing protein (MaGe:77310213): MQQVDDPINAPYDGSALLADPIHKYVSFTVPYATPDPHERTEKDLIDSPWVQRLRYIYQLQSARWVYPSAEHTRFVHSLGTMHVAGRFARHLYPYLKKVVKDVPSANYVEELLRVTALVHDIGHGPFCHFFDDNYLHGFHLTHEKLGQIIIREHLGPIIRKIRRSPSGPFDKGEELNPDQIAHLILKEKGKDNSQIPRWLDILQPVISGSYTGDNLDYVLRDSYMCGVAVGPVDVTRLIHYTIITDKGFTIHKTGLPALQMFLNTRMYLYSNVYFHRTTRAIDIHLRDIFGDTMKLLFPNDPRKKMESYLRLTDWSLLEEVRQWTTSRQKTRRRLGQEWARILDRDVKWKMAYSTALKEKGQERGMAFPSHEHFAKQIVKELPKELRNVEFRVDMAPLDPRPDPKDRRGNPLYVYDPGTKQVSAEPLEEFLDLLPTRLIQFRVYGLDHRHDAALSRATATVLNKTPSSLESNY; this comes from the coding sequence ATGCAACAGGTTGACGACCCTATCAATGCTCCCTACGACGGGTCAGCACTTCTGGCCGACCCAATCCACAAATATGTGTCGTTCACGGTCCCCTATGCGACGCCCGATCCGCATGAACGCACGGAAAAAGACCTGATCGATTCGCCCTGGGTCCAGCGGCTTCGCTATATTTATCAACTCCAGAGCGCGCGTTGGGTCTACCCTTCGGCGGAACATACCCGCTTCGTCCATTCCCTCGGCACCATGCACGTCGCCGGCCGGTTTGCCCGGCATCTATACCCCTATCTCAAAAAAGTCGTGAAGGATGTTCCCTCGGCCAATTACGTCGAAGAACTGCTGCGGGTCACCGCGTTGGTCCATGACATCGGCCACGGCCCGTTTTGCCACTTCTTCGACGACAACTATCTCCACGGGTTTCATCTTACCCACGAGAAGCTGGGCCAAATCATCATCCGCGAGCATCTTGGCCCCATCATTCGAAAAATCCGCCGCAGCCCCTCTGGGCCATTCGACAAAGGCGAGGAGCTGAACCCCGATCAAATCGCCCATCTGATTCTGAAAGAAAAGGGGAAAGACAACTCACAAATCCCGCGCTGGCTCGACATCCTGCAACCGGTCATCTCCGGCAGCTATACCGGCGACAATCTGGACTATGTCCTCCGCGACTCGTATATGTGCGGCGTGGCCGTCGGACCGGTCGATGTCACCCGCTTGATTCACTACACCATCATCACCGACAAGGGATTCACCATCCACAAGACCGGGCTCCCGGCCCTGCAAATGTTCCTCAACACCAGAATGTATCTCTACTCCAATGTATATTTTCACCGCACGACAAGAGCCATCGACATTCACTTGCGGGATATTTTCGGGGACACCATGAAGCTGCTGTTCCCGAACGATCCCCGCAAGAAGATGGAATCCTATTTGAGGCTGACCGACTGGTCCCTGCTGGAAGAGGTCCGCCAATGGACCACCTCCCGCCAGAAGACCCGCCGGCGGCTCGGCCAGGAATGGGCACGCATTCTTGATCGCGATGTGAAATGGAAAATGGCCTATAGCACGGCGTTAAAAGAAAAGGGGCAGGAGCGGGGCATGGCGTTTCCAAGCCATGAGCATTTCGCGAAGCAGATTGTCAAAGAGTTGCCGAAGGAATTGCGGAACGTGGAGTTTCGCGTGGATATGGCCCCGCTCGACCCAAGGCCGGATCCAAAAGATCGCCGCGGGAATCCGCTCTATGTCTACGATCCAGGCACCAAGCAGGTCTCAGCGGAACCGCTGGAGGAATTCCTCGATTTGCTTCCAACCCGCCTGATTCAGTTCAGGGTCTACGGGCTCGACCATCGCCATGACGCCGCCCTATCGCGAGCCACCGCCACCGTCCTCAACAAGACTCCTTCCAGCCTCGAATCCAACTACTAA
- a CDS encoding M23 family metallopeptidase (MaGe:77310210) → MNVMIYAVRQRASQFDRLILATIILLASIFPIELVPGSMPAPKGADGQYSGKQGQIVLIKVPGDDLQAEVRGAFLGRTLSFFPDPRNGEAPGYVGLLGLDMQDKPGTHELTVDIKSGDQTKHVSLNVLVVKEKFRVEHLKLPKEKVDLDEKAVARWKAEQDQVKTALTEDSRLRLWQSGFLEPVGGKRTGIFGSMRIMNGQARNPHNGEDIGAPMGTDVLATNDGVVRLTVDHIFSGKGVYVDHGLGFYSMYFHLSEVSVKEGDSVKAGQVVGKIGATGRATGPHLHWGVKLNGARVNPYALLDLPFKGVMQPVAPASVAPAIPDAGGLAP, encoded by the coding sequence ATGAACGTTATGATTTATGCCGTTCGGCAACGGGCCTCGCAATTCGATCGCCTAATTCTCGCGACGATAATCCTGCTCGCGAGTATTTTCCCCATCGAACTGGTTCCCGGATCTATGCCGGCGCCGAAGGGAGCGGACGGGCAATACAGCGGCAAACAAGGCCAGATTGTGTTGATCAAAGTGCCGGGCGACGATCTCCAGGCGGAGGTTCGTGGGGCGTTTCTGGGGCGGACGTTGTCATTCTTCCCAGATCCGCGGAATGGGGAAGCGCCTGGATATGTCGGATTGTTGGGCCTCGATATGCAAGACAAGCCGGGCACGCATGAATTGACGGTAGACATCAAGAGTGGCGACCAGACCAAGCATGTCAGTCTGAATGTGCTGGTGGTCAAAGAGAAATTTCGAGTGGAACATTTGAAGCTGCCGAAAGAGAAAGTGGATCTGGACGAGAAAGCGGTGGCCCGCTGGAAAGCCGAGCAGGATCAGGTAAAGACCGCGCTGACGGAGGATTCCCGTTTGCGGCTTTGGCAGAGCGGGTTTCTAGAGCCGGTCGGTGGCAAGCGCACCGGGATTTTTGGCAGCATGCGTATCATGAACGGCCAGGCCAGAAATCCCCACAACGGAGAGGATATCGGCGCCCCCATGGGAACCGATGTGCTGGCTACGAACGACGGGGTGGTGCGGCTCACGGTCGATCACATTTTCTCAGGCAAAGGCGTGTATGTGGATCATGGGCTGGGTTTTTACTCGATGTATTTCCATCTCTCTGAAGTGTCGGTTAAGGAAGGCGATAGCGTGAAAGCCGGGCAAGTCGTCGGCAAAATCGGCGCGACCGGCCGCGCGACCGGCCCTCATTTGCATTGGGGCGTGAAGCTCAACGGCGCCCGCGTCAATCCCTACGCACTGCTCGATTTGCCATTCAAGGGAGTCATGCAGCCGGTTGCTCCGGCCTCGGTGGCACCGGCAATCCCCGATGCAGGCGGTTTGGCCCCATAA
- a CDS encoding Pup--protein ligase (MaGe:77310209) — protein MKQRIFGLENEYGLIFSPNGRIYLPMEKVLGYIFEGLIPNSWPSNAFLVNGARFYQDTGCHPEYSTPECDNILDLVIHDKAGERLLEACLPAAEERLREEGLSGEIYIFKNNTDSLGNTYGCHENFLMRRDVDFWKVTEQLIPFFVTRQIYGGAGKVLKVSGKPQYFISQRAQHIHEKTSSSTTSSRSIINTRDEPHADAERYRRLHIIVGDSNMSEFVTYVKVGTAALVLSMIEEGYAVHGMELEDPVKAIREISRDPTLKKKVKLDDGRQMTGIEIQRVYLDRAQQYLAQREHDPVHDDVFHKWATLLDRLEDDPMQLVHQVDWVTKKHLIQSYVDKKGCGWDDPRVYLLDLQYHDVKRTRGLYYLMESKGLIERVAEEAAVQRAMSTPPQTTRAKVRGDFIRFARAKNRSYTVDWTYLKLNGYWEETILCMDPFSATNRRVEELVSQVSGARFAR, from the coding sequence ATGAAGCAGCGGATCTTTGGCCTGGAAAACGAGTACGGCCTGATCTTTTCGCCGAACGGACGCATCTATCTGCCGATGGAGAAAGTCCTCGGCTACATCTTTGAAGGTCTGATCCCGAATAGCTGGCCCTCGAACGCGTTCCTCGTCAATGGCGCGCGGTTCTATCAGGACACCGGCTGCCACCCTGAATATTCCACGCCCGAGTGCGACAATATCCTCGACCTTGTTATTCACGACAAAGCCGGCGAGCGGCTGCTGGAAGCCTGTTTGCCAGCGGCGGAAGAGCGGTTGCGCGAAGAAGGCTTGTCGGGCGAGATCTACATTTTCAAGAACAATACGGACTCGCTCGGGAATACCTACGGGTGCCATGAAAATTTTCTGATGCGGCGAGACGTGGACTTCTGGAAGGTGACGGAGCAGCTGATTCCCTTCTTCGTCACGCGGCAAATCTATGGCGGAGCAGGGAAAGTGTTGAAGGTCTCCGGCAAGCCGCAGTACTTCATCTCCCAGCGCGCTCAGCATATCCATGAGAAAACGTCGTCTTCGACGACGTCCTCCCGCAGCATCATCAATACTCGCGATGAGCCGCATGCCGACGCGGAGCGCTATCGCCGGCTGCACATTATTGTCGGGGATTCCAATATGTCGGAATTTGTCACTTACGTGAAGGTGGGGACCGCCGCGTTGGTGCTGTCAATGATCGAAGAAGGTTATGCGGTGCATGGAATGGAGCTGGAAGATCCCGTCAAAGCCATCCGCGAAATCTCCCGCGATCCGACCTTGAAGAAGAAAGTTAAATTAGACGATGGCCGGCAGATGACCGGGATCGAAATTCAGCGAGTGTATCTCGATCGCGCTCAGCAGTATTTGGCGCAGCGGGAACATGACCCGGTTCATGACGATGTCTTCCACAAATGGGCGACGTTGCTGGACCGGCTGGAAGACGACCCGATGCAGCTGGTCCACCAGGTGGACTGGGTGACCAAGAAGCATCTTATTCAGTCGTATGTCGATAAAAAAGGCTGCGGATGGGACGACCCTCGCGTGTACCTGCTGGATCTGCAATATCACGATGTGAAGCGGACGCGAGGATTATATTATCTCATGGAGTCCAAGGGGCTCATTGAACGGGTTGCGGAGGAGGCGGCAGTGCAGCGCGCGATGTCGACACCGCCGCAAACGACACGCGCCAAAGTGCGCGGGGATTTTATCCGGTTTGCCAGGGCTAAGAACCGGTCCTATACCGTGGATTGGACCTATCTCAAGCTGAATGGCTATTGGGAAGAGACGATTCTGTGCATGGATCCGTTTAGCGCCACGAATCGCCGAGTTGAGGAGTTAGTCTCACAAGTGTCAGGAGCGAGGTTTGCTCGATGA
- a CDS encoding Proteasome subunit alpha (MaGe:77310208), which produces MPMPYYVSPEQMMQDKAEYAKKGIAKGRSSIAMEYADGVLFTADNPSASLHKISEVYDAIAFAGAGKYSEFENLRKAGIRHADLKGFMYSREDVTARSLANGYSQSLGTIFSQEMKPLEVEILVVQVGLNGHANEIYRISFDGSIIDEKTVAVIGGRSEAVLAAMKDKVTGPPPPLSAALGFCVSALEQTANQKLNPEGLEVAVLERARAGRKFRRLTPAEVQQLLTA; this is translated from the coding sequence ATGCCGATGCCCTATTACGTGTCTCCCGAGCAGATGATGCAGGACAAGGCAGAGTATGCCAAGAAAGGCATTGCCAAGGGCCGTTCCAGCATTGCCATGGAATATGCGGATGGGGTGCTGTTCACGGCGGATAATCCCAGCGCGTCGCTCCATAAAATCTCCGAGGTGTATGACGCCATTGCGTTTGCCGGAGCGGGGAAGTACAGCGAGTTTGAGAATCTTCGGAAGGCCGGCATCCGTCATGCCGACCTGAAGGGGTTCATGTACAGCCGCGAAGATGTCACGGCGCGCTCATTAGCTAACGGGTACTCACAGAGCCTCGGGACAATCTTCAGTCAGGAAATGAAGCCGCTTGAAGTCGAGATTCTCGTGGTTCAGGTGGGGCTCAATGGCCATGCGAATGAAATCTACCGCATTTCCTTCGATGGCAGCATCATTGACGAAAAGACCGTCGCGGTGATCGGTGGCCGGTCGGAAGCGGTATTGGCGGCGATGAAGGACAAGGTCACGGGGCCACCGCCGCCCCTCAGTGCCGCGCTCGGTTTCTGCGTGTCCGCGCTGGAACAGACGGCCAATCAGAAGCTCAATCCAGAGGGATTGGAAGTGGCCGTGCTTGAGCGGGCTCGCGCCGGCCGCAAATTCAGGCGTCTCACGCCGGCCGAAGTTCAGCAACTCCTAACGGCCTGA
- a CDS encoding conserved exported protein of unknown function (Evidence 4 : Unknown function but conserved in other organisms; MaGe:77310211) encodes MLHHFRMHLVACGIALLLALPCAAQMGAGEAGKILNNMPPDLFAKVQALAQQLQQGIKEGKLSEAEVQQGMMSGHLAEKLKGLNPQAGRLLEEITDAMKGGQGPGEAALMPLLGGLGISPN; translated from the coding sequence ATGCTGCATCATTTCAGAATGCATCTCGTAGCCTGTGGAATCGCGCTCCTGCTCGCGCTGCCCTGCGCCGCGCAAATGGGAGCGGGAGAGGCCGGCAAAATCTTGAACAATATGCCGCCCGATCTTTTTGCAAAAGTGCAGGCCCTCGCTCAGCAGCTTCAGCAAGGCATCAAAGAGGGGAAACTTTCAGAAGCGGAAGTTCAACAAGGCATGATGTCGGGACATCTGGCTGAGAAACTGAAGGGGTTAAACCCTCAAGCAGGGCGCCTCCTTGAAGAAATTACCGACGCCATGAAGGGCGGTCAAGGACCGGGGGAAGCGGCGCTCATGCCGCTGCTGGGAGGGTTAGGCATCTCGCCGAACTAA
- a CDS encoding hypothetical protein (Evidence 4 : Unknown function but conserved in other organisms; MaGe:77310212) gives MVDSLVVSDVTLYLVAILALLVVWQYYQMQIMAGRILAVDIFDRSGIRMYFFVTADDDHICEVCSEANGRVFSSSQVAKRSFNPLGGTCKRAVPCASVLVGLYGGWLEARGVLERLRANLKSRKSVQLSPEELRALVNGQWERSISADTDRIGVHIIEAMCYEKVNPDVAVSGYRFVVDQAKEIRHLMLLAPAYLRLAQLLIRAREAAEALELIERFEMRFPTNRRGPHFPSDEQREMMRTKKTQLLKGLPLKISA, from the coding sequence ATGGTGGACAGCCTCGTGGTTTCCGATGTGACGCTCTATTTGGTGGCCATTCTGGCGCTCCTGGTCGTGTGGCAGTACTACCAAATGCAGATCATGGCCGGGCGAATTCTCGCGGTCGATATCTTCGATCGATCAGGCATTCGTATGTATTTTTTTGTGACAGCCGACGACGATCATATTTGCGAGGTCTGTTCGGAGGCGAATGGGCGTGTGTTTTCCTCGTCTCAAGTGGCGAAGCGGTCGTTCAATCCGCTCGGTGGAACGTGCAAACGAGCGGTTCCCTGCGCCAGTGTGCTCGTAGGCCTCTATGGCGGCTGGCTTGAGGCCAGAGGCGTGTTAGAGCGGTTGCGCGCGAATCTCAAAAGCAGGAAAAGCGTTCAGCTGTCGCCGGAAGAATTGCGCGCGCTGGTGAATGGACAGTGGGAGCGCAGCATCAGCGCGGATACGGATCGCATTGGGGTCCACATCATTGAGGCCATGTGCTACGAAAAAGTGAATCCGGATGTTGCGGTTTCAGGGTATCGTTTCGTCGTCGACCAGGCCAAGGAAATCCGCCACTTGATGTTGCTGGCGCCGGCCTATCTTCGACTCGCGCAACTGTTGATCCGGGCAAGGGAAGCGGCTGAGGCGCTTGAGCTGATTGAGCGCTTCGAGATGCGCTTCCCAACCAACAGGCGGGGGCCGCATTTTCCTTCCGATGAACAGCGCGAGATGATGCGGACGAAGAAGACGCAATTGCTGAAAGGGCTTCCTCTGAAGATTTCCGCCTAA